Within the Platichthys flesus chromosome 16, fPlaFle2.1, whole genome shotgun sequence genome, the region TCataactttgttttttcatgGTGCTTTTCAGAACACTCAATGCAACTTATGGTTTTTATGACCACATATGTGTTTAATGGTAATTGCATGCTTACTTGTGCTTTGTGGAACTCTGTTTGCAAGGTCGGGTTCAAAGGTAAAAGGTTTTGACCTCTAATGCTTTGACCTGTGTTAAGTAAGATGGCAGTAAGGTAAATGAACGCTAACCCTGCGTCCGCCCTGTCAATACACCACACAACTTAACAATACATTAGATATAAACATGTGAATAATTAGAGTAAAACTAAAGACTAGAATCCTATTAGAGAGGCACAGACAAGATAACATGGGGTTAAGTTGGGTAAACTCATCTaaacagatgtgttttaattttAGATTTGAAATTTCCAATAAGGTCCAGCTGAGGGGTGTGAGGTGTCAGAGAGTTCCAGAGTCATGGTGCAGAGAAGCTGAAGGCTTTGGCACCTAGAGTGCTTAGTGTGCATTTGTCTTCACATACCAATAACGGTGAGGACCTCATATGAGCTGCCGTCAGGGAGGAAGCTGCCCATGGTGTCCCGACGAGGGAGGGAGCTCAGGCTCTCCTGACTGTTCTCATGGGCCTGAAGGCAAGATGAGAAGAAACAGAGCGAATGAAGATGGGCTGTGACACTGACTCCACAAGTTACGGTGTAGGCTTGATAAGCAAAACATCACCAAAGTGTTACCGAGGTGTTAGTTTGTGGTTccaaagagaacaaacaaaaacaggactGGTACTCAAACCGCCACCAGCAACACATTATTAAGAATACACTACTTTAGGTGCATTTATTAAAACATCTTCCAATACAATAGCACAGATTAATATAAAAGGGTGTACACACATTGCATATGTCATCATGTCTTTAGTTAAAAAGTATTTTCGACATGTGCATCACAGGTAAGCTCAAGTTATTATTCTTGGCAGTGAGAACTCCTGAATTCCATCCATTTCTTGACATTCATATGATGGAAAGGGAGAGATTTCAGAAGCAAGCTGTGGCGGCAAATGGAAGTGAGTTGTATGAATATTTGGAGTGTTTCTATGGTGACCACACGGAAGACACAGAGTCAAACTAGAATAGTGGATTTCTTTATGGGAAACTGTCGCACGAGCTAGAGATGACGATTTCCAAGATTAAGATCAGCTGACCGTTCCAAATCGTGACTTCTGTCGTATGTAAACCTGAGACATTTCTCTGGGGCTTGACAGCAGAGTCAAACATGCTATGGCAGCCATCAGTTTAGGGAACATCTGTAAATGCTGATCCAATCACATGGGGTACATTGGAGACTGCCAATGTGATCAGATTCTGAGGGAGTTACCATGCGTTCCTAAGGCTGAACACATGGAACTCCCTGTATCTACAGCCTGCAGGGCATCACAGTGTAGTGTGACAGTACACCAGTTCACCATCAAACAAACAGGTCTCCAGCACAGACAGGCAGTGTCAAACATTTAGCACTCACATCACAAAATATTCTTGGCAACCTAACAGACTTTTAGTGAGGCAACTACAGCACACCAAAATCTAAACAGAACAGTTGCCTTGAGCACATCACGTCAACTGCAAACTAAACACTTGGGCAGAAGTGTTATGGCTGAATGAGAGGATTATTTGACCTCTTTAGGGTTCCCAGTACACTCGACCATTTCCCTGTACTGTCCAACACAAGCCTGCGTGAGTGGAATGAGATGACCTTCTGAGCTACGAGCATGGACAGTGCGTGTTATGAGCGGAACACTCATGCatacataaaatgtgcaaagCCCCAGGGGGTTGTGGATTCCTCTACATTGAGCTCTGTATGCGCGCGTACACATGCCAGCACATACACAAAGGCCAAACGGGTGATGACGATGCAATGACAGGAGTACCACACTTACTTTCCTGTTAGAGAGTCCCTGAGCTTGCTCTGGGGTAGAAAAACCACATCaatgacatgaacacacacaaaacaaaaagaggatCTGCTTCTAAAGCTGCTCTTGAACCGGGACACAGCCTCTGGCCGAGGGAGTTCGCTGCATGCCGGAGAGTTTCACTGATGATCTTTGCTGGTTTTCCTATCACGAGCAGGATTCATCTGAAAAAAGTAGCTTTGAGAGACTAAATGACACAACTATCAATACAGCCAGTTTTCATGATAAGCTCTGGGAACATGATtaaactgaaactgcactgcAACAGCAAAAATGATCTGTAGCTGCAGCAAATTGCTAATTTCTGAATAACAATCTGGCTTCAATATTCTACTTTCACAAATGAATTAGATTAAATCCAAGTTCTGTCCAAATATTATGAAAGGCAATGGAATCATGGAAcagcaaatatatatgaaatTATACACTGGAACAAACATGCAACATTGAGCAGTGATTGGCCAgtgaggaaatgaaaatgtggcAAAGCTTGCAAAGAACGAAAGCTTTTTCAACAGAATCCCAAAACCAGAGAAATACggcattaaaaaaagattaacaAACTACTTCTACACAGCCAGACTTGCCAATAACATGAAAGCTTTTTCCACTCAGCTAATAAGCTAAAAGTGCCCTAATATTTATAGTGGTCTCATTATGCATGAATTCAACAATGAGGCCCATATCAGCACATACTAGCCAAAACCAAACTGCTCAAAACATAGTTGTACCTACATCTAACATGCTAGAAGTAAAATTCAAgtaaatgtgtttaataaaacaacagtcacCACAAGAAGAAAAAGTCTAATTTAGTTACAATTgcagataaaaatataacagccaaaaaactaatttatatttaaacacaggATAAACATACCAGATTAACAAAAGTCACAGaaagcattaaataaaatggCACAAACGATTATATATGTGACAAGCCCAAATCAGACAGGAACTAAGCAAAGAACTTTGATGCAAAAGCAGGCCAGAGGGGAAACGGATGacggggaggcagaggagttttttgtttgtgctcaTAAAGGGACAAGTGTGTAAGCAGTGGTTTGGGAAAGCTGAACCCTTTTGCTGTGAGTTGGTATTTGCCTCGAACCTCACCTCCAAATAACTCCAAATCCTGCAGGCTCTCCACACTCAATTTCTCAGATACCCAACGCTGACAGAAACAGAGGTTAAATGACAgacatggggaaaaaaagagaggaaatgaaagcaTAAGAGTAAGGAGAGAGGTTAGACAGAAACATGACATATTTAAAgctgaagaagctgatgaagatgTTTCATGCTGATGGCCTAGTTTGCCACTCGTAAGGATTTCATGTGTAGGACGTGTGTAGAATTGAAAAGGCAGCATTTTAGAAAGTGCATGGTTAATAAGGAAGCTTGTCTTTGTATAACTTACAATGAAACTAATAACTAGACATATAACTTATTATGATGACAGCAGTGTCTGGCTGCTGGAAATGATAGCTATCATAGATGTTATTATAGCCTTCTCTAAGACCAAACACAATCTTTAATACAAATATCGATCGAAGAAGAGAATTAAATTTAATCCTGAACTGGGAAACATGCCCTGTAAGCGTGGGTCTAAAATAGGCAGAACATGATAAACAACTTACAAGAAAAGACATGGATCCTCTTGTGGGTGTTACATACGATGCTGAAAACACGTCAAGGGAatatctgtaaagaaaaaagaaacaactgtTAAGAAGatgtctctgtcttcatctcCATGTCTGTACTAATGATTTGCTGCTATTTCAATGCAAAATTGATCATTTGTTGCTTCGTGTGTCTtgtattttgtgcttctgtgcTGAATATCTTAAACAGTACATGAAAATGCAATAATAACAGTGTCCTGAAATCGTCTtctattttattacattttttttctaacttATATTACGCTGCATGATCATAAGcgatttcattttgtatttttcaggaCAGCTCTGTCCAGGGaatacagaataaataatgtCTTATGGTACAATTGTGGTAATGCTTATTAATATGTTTTATCACtgttaaataaaccaataaataaacaatactCGTTATCAAAACAATGATTCATATTTCTAAAACAGATTTCTTTCAATATCCGTAAGGATTGCACACATCTGTTGAACCGTAATAATATGTGAGCGTTTCAGTGATATCGTGCGAAATGAGGAATTGTGTTGCCATGGATGTTGTGCATATACGTTCTAACTCTTCACCGTGATATTAAACCTTAACTGGAAGGTGATCTCTGTCAGTTGTTATTGTAGATTCGATTGATAATGATAGTTTAGGTTCAAACCATGAACACTCGCGCTTTAATGGTGCTGTCATTAGACAATCGAATATACTGACTTCCAGTGACCGGAGTCGTAGTAGTTCGAAGAGTCCGTGAAAAACATGAATCGCAAAAGACACAAAGTCACAAaaatgaactaaaataaatagaaacagcTCTTGGGCTCAGTTCTTGCTAATGTTGCGGGGATATTGTGCGCAGGTTAGCATTCCTAAATGACCGTTAGCTACAGCAGCCACCAGGATTTATATCAACAACAAACTGCGTACTTCCGATGTCTTAGTGACTTACCAGTGTGATGTACGGACGAGCAGCTCCTGGCTGGAGTAGTGTGATTTTTCAGGGGAACTTGTTTAGCTGACCATCTTCTCCTGCGGGGTTTTCCTGACAGCTCTCCACTCCGCTCTCTCGGCTCACTACGGTGTCGCGTATTTACGACGCCACGCCCACGGAGAGACTCCGCGCGCACTGGTGACGTAAGGGCACTTCTTCTCATGACAACACAGGCGCTGCAGGCTGGAGCATCTACAGGCGCCTGAAACAGGTGAATCACGGCGTTCGCCCGGGCTGCCTTCGCGCAGACACATGCAGTCAAATGAGAAGTTGCGGGTTACCTCATGGGgatttgacaaaaacaactctAGTTGAGCCACATTAACGAGCGAGCCTCTCCCACTCCCACCTCGGCCCTAATTTGCGGCCTTGAGCTAAAGCTAGCGCTATGTGTACACAAACCGTGGCCAGGGTTGAGGTGTTGTAATTTTCTAAAGCGAAGGAATATCCCGGAGCCGGCAGCTTGGTCCTGATTTTGTATCAACGTTTGTCGTCATATCTGGTAAACTGCTAACTAGCTTCATGCTAACGCTGTAGCGTCAGGTTGGCAGCCTGATAAGACGAACCGTAGTTTGAAATGTGACCAATAATGTTTTCTGTTGCTTTGTAGCAGACATGCATGTCTCAGTGTACACTAGTTCAAATGTCAATTAGCTAATCCAAGCTATGGCACCAGCAGATAGACCGATCCTGTGTTTGTAACGTACGTTTGTTGATGCCTCTTCCCACAGCGTGGCTCGCCGCTGCTAAAGGGATATATTACTTTAAGTATTGCCGCCTTCGTCTACATTACTGCACAGTTAATGCTCTTTTTAGTTTGATGTTTTCGTTATTTATCTGTATCATTGGGGTGGAGGAAATCTCTGTCAATTAAAGTGAAAGTATCTAAAAGATGAAGCTGTGGATTTGAAACCAAAAACGAACAAAGCAAAGTTGATGATCATGACGGTGGCTCAGTTACTTCTTGTTATTATGACACAACTGTATCCCTGAGGAATGACAGGCAAGCCAGTCCTCAGGGATCACTTTTGCTAAGAAACATTTAGTTTGGAACACCTTAATTGAAAGAACAAGGCTGACGGATGAATAACACACGTTGAAATTAGGTGATAACACACACTTAAACTCTAAAGGCTTCTTTCCTATCTTGTTTTCACAGCACAGTTATGAACTGGAACAAAGGTGGTCCGGGTATCAAGCGAGGGTTTGGGTTTGGAGGATTTTCTCTTGCAGGGAAAAAAGAGGAATCCTCCGCCCCACCTGACAAATCTCAAGCATCGTTTGGACCCCCAGGATCAAGTGGGGGATATGGGAAGAACCAGCAGCTCCCGTCGTTCTATAAAATAGGGACCAAAAGAGCAAATTTTGATGAGGAAAATGCGTGAGTAATACATTCCTCCCTTAACATTCCTCCACAGAGAGAATGGTCGATGTATAATGTTATTCGTACAATTGAATGAATTTAAAACTGCATCTTTCTCATTTCCAACTAGCTATtttgaagatgatgaagaggattcCAGCAGCAATGTTGATCTACCGTATATACCTGCAGAGAATTCGCCCACACGGCAGCAAATGCAgtctggtggtggtggcggcggctCAGACAGTGAGGATGACCCACTGGATGCCTTCATGGCAGAGGTTGAGGTGAGCAGATAATTTCACATAAACAGATAAAAACTAGTAATTTCAAATGCCTAATTTGctgttctcttgttttttttctcttcttcagaatCAAGCAGCAAAAGACATGAGGAAActagaggaaaaggaaaaagagaaaaagtcaGCCAAGTAAGTCCTCATTTTACTCagatatattcatttatttgactttttttagtCGCCTCTAAGGCCTTTTATGTAGTTGTTTAATTTGACCAGAGGAAAAAATATTGcttaattaaaactaaataatgGAACACACAGCAGTGTTTTTGCTGGTTTAATAGATATTATCAGGTAAGTAAAGTGTTCTTAGTCATAGTGGGATGTGGGCTGACTTGGGTGTATGAACGAGCCGCAgggaagttttttttctccgcTTCTCATTTCAGGGGTATTCGCGATGAcattgaagaagaagatgaacaaGTGAGTGAGCCCTCCAAAGTTTTTAATCCACTACATCGCTGATCAGAGAGGTCTCCGGACCGAATATTCCCCCTCTGATCTCTGTTCTTGTAACACTCCATGCCTTTCCTTCCAGCCGACCATGCAGGTTGCATATTAAAAATTATTATGATGCAGATGTTTTTCTTGTGTAGAGTATTCTTGTCATCTTAGAGAAAGCATGTATgatttttgttatatatttatgacAGCTATACACATAATTGTCATCTTGTTGCAAAGCTGAACATCTCGCCAGGTATATTGTGCTTCTCTTTGTGTTGTGCGGATGCTGTGGTATGCAGCAATCTGGCTCAGTTTTACATGAGGTGCTCTGCTCTCTGCAGGAAGCCTACTTCCGCTACATGGCAGAGAATCCCACAGCCGGCCTGAgcctggaggaagaggatgaaaatattgattatgACAGTGACGGGAACCCAATTGCCCCGACCACCAAGAAAATCATCTTGCCCCTTCCTCCTATTGACCACTCTGAGGTACGGTTGGTTTTAAGAATTTTGTCTCAACTATGGATCaccattttatgttttaatgttgtgttaaaGTATTTTGTAGTGATTTATGTGGCCTGTTTTTCCTAGATTGATTATCCACCATTTGAGAAAAACTTCTACATTGAGCACGAGGAGCTCATCCACCTGACAGGAATTCAAGTGTCGGAACTAAGGCAGAAACTGAACTTGCGGGTATGTCCACAATTCACTTAATGCAAATGTTACTGTATAACTTGTATATACACACTGTGGCTATGGTAATTAAGCAGACCTTTTACatgccaaaaaataaataaaccacatgctaatgagaaagaaaaagtataATCTCCGCACTTAAATATTTTTCCTGCTCCCTTTCTTTGTCATTCTCAGGTATCTGGTGCTGCCCCTCCAAAACCTTCGACCAGCTTTGCCCACTTCGCCTTTGATGAGCAGCTAATGCACGTCATCCGCAAGTCTGAGTTCACTCAGCCCACTCCAATTCAGTGCCAGGTATAGTACAAGTTTATTTAATCGttgcattttatttgaatatcaataaaaaaaaaataaataatgatgaagatgttttttggTATTGTTCTAGGGTGTGCCTATAGCTGTGTCTGGACGTGACATGATTGGTATAGCAAAAACTGGCAGTGGTAaaactgcagcttttatttGGCCAATGCTGGTTCATATCATGGACCAGAAGGAGTTGGAAGCAGGAGAAGGACCCATCGCAGTTATCGTGTGTCCCACCAGAGAGCTTTGTCAGCAGGTAAACAAAGGGAAGAGATCTTAGATTGAGATTTTGAAAGGTTAACTAATAGATTTGTATTGCTCTAGTTCGTACACTGATGTGTGTGACTTTAAATGTTCATCAGATCCACGCAGAATGTAAACGCTTTGGGAAAGCCTACTCATTGCGTTCTGTGGCAGTCTATGGAGGAGGAAGCATGTGGGAGCAAGCCAAGGCGCTGCAGGAGGGGGCAGAGATCGTGGTGTGCACTCCGGTGAGGGAACAAACTACCAACCTGGTTATTGTAAAGAAAACTTGCACTCCACTGCTGCACCAAACAGGAGGTTTAATGCTCATTTGTGTTTGCACAGGGTCGTCTGATTGACCACGTAAAAAAGAAGTCCACGTCCCTGCAGAGAGTGACCTACCTGGTCTTTGACGAGGCTGATCGCATGTTTGACATGGGCTTTGGTGGGTTGAAATGATCTGTTCTGTAACAATGATGCCGTCGGCTTGTTTTATGCACTGCAGCTAATTCCTCCTTTCCCCTTCAGAATATCAGGTTAGGTCTGTCGCGAGCCACGTCCGCCCTGACAGACAGAGTAAGTGCTTTATGCAATCAAACTGTTTCATTGTCGGTAGTTGTCAGGCCTCAAAGCATCTTTAATTACTTTGGACATGATTTCCTCCACAGCTCTTTTGTTCAGTGCTACCTTTCGAAAGAAGATCGAAAGGCTGGCCAGAGACATCTTGACAGATCCTATCCGTGTGGTGCAGGGAGACATCGGAGAGGTACGTGGCATCAAACATCTGCCCCAAGAAAAGCTAAACATAAGCTGCTTTATGCCTGTCATTGAAACATGAATATTGTGTTCCCTTTCTAACCAGGCCAATGAGGATGTGACCCAGGTCGTGGAGATGCTGCACAGTGG harbors:
- the ddx42 gene encoding ATP-dependent RNA helicase DDX42, which translates into the protein MNWNKGGPGIKRGFGFGGFSLAGKKEESSAPPDKSQASFGPPGSSGGYGKNQQLPSFYKIGTKRANFDEENAYFEDDEEDSSSNVDLPYIPAENSPTRQQMQSGGGGGGSDSEDDPLDAFMAEVENQAAKDMRKLEEKEKEKKSAKGIRDDIEEEDEQEAYFRYMAENPTAGLSLEEEDENIDYDSDGNPIAPTTKKIILPLPPIDHSEIDYPPFEKNFYIEHEELIHLTGIQVSELRQKLNLRVSGAAPPKPSTSFAHFAFDEQLMHVIRKSEFTQPTPIQCQGVPIAVSGRDMIGIAKTGSGKTAAFIWPMLVHIMDQKELEAGEGPIAVIVCPTRELCQQIHAECKRFGKAYSLRSVAVYGGGSMWEQAKALQEGAEIVVCTPGRLIDHVKKKSTSLQRVTYLVFDEADRMFDMGFEYQVRSVASHVRPDRQTLLFSATFRKKIERLARDILTDPIRVVQGDIGEANEDVTQVVEMLHSGTEKWAWLIRRLVEFTSSGSVLIFVTKKSNCEELATNLTQEGYSIGLLHGDMDQSERNKVISDFKKKNLPVLVATDVAARGLDIPSIRTVVNYDVARDIDTHTHRIGRTGRAGEKGVAYTLLTNKDTTFAGDLVRNLEGANQSVTKELMDLAMQNPWFRKSRFKGGKGKRPNIGGGGLGYKERPGLGAESSERGSSSFLSSTSSFEGYGKPATGAMGDRMSAMKNAFQAQYKSHFVAASSGPPKLTTKSNSSSCWTSAGSLSSVPTESPNGSERSHSATLSMSGFTSAGTLSSVPPSLTSSQHSFPQPQPPPPPPPSPPSQRDSSRERHVEDRGRHGDSHHRHSDRSERHSVEDRHSDRDRHGDRERDRYGERERHSSSRHGDSRNGDGSRRERDDRRSDREGGDRGIGEGRDREGGDRGSGEGRDREGGDRGSGEGRDREDDSFAVPEPPKRRKSRWDN